The window ACGATGAGTATGTTGAAGGTAtactttaaaacaacagcacatGCACATTCTACAGTATGAGCATATGCGTGACCAAGGGCGTTTATGACCCAGCACATTTTTGAGTGGACATTCCTTCATCATTGTTCTTTACACTGGCTCATTTGTATTCATTTGCAGAAATATGCTTCCATCCTGTGTAACTTCAAAGTGTATGTTATGATCAGAGCACCTGCTGTGCGTCAAATTTCCTGCCAAGCCCCTGACTCTGCACCTACCAGATAATGGAGCTATAAACCACCCTGTCAGCAAATGCCCCGTCTATTTCTAAACCTATGAATAACAAGTATGCTTAAGTAACCGAAGAAAAGAGTTATCGGTGTGTTTACTGAGTTCTGGAAAGCAAATAAGCAATCAGCAGTTGGAGTAACAGGGTTCACGTGTCATTGTAAAAGACATTTGTATAATCAGGGAAACTCTTCAGTCACTTCTTTCCAAAGCAGAACAAACAAAGCTGAAGTCAGCTAATCTCAGGCAGGGCGAAGATCGACTCCTCCACCGCAGTCCCCAGCTGGTTTCATTTTCATAACAACACAATGGCTGCTGTGTTAGCCTACAAAGCATGAACAGGTGTGTCACCACTCACAGTTTCTTTTCTAAAATTACTAGTAATAAACTACCTTTTTGTTTGAAGTGGTTTAACAGATGGTGCAGCTATTCCTTCACccagcaaaataataataataattttaataataataaaagtaataaacaacTAATAATACAACTTTTTCATACGTCCCCTAAAATATACTTTACCTTATACTTTTTAGCCCCCAGAATTCCCACATGTTATTGTAAAGACTTAAAgattcatttaaactttatTATATTAcggttttaaaatgttttgtgtgtttcagttatCACCATTTTCAAAGGCAAGGTTGAGGAAGTGGAGCTTCCTGTTGAAAAAGTTGACATCATCATATCTGAATGGATGGGCTACTGCCTCTTCTATGAATCCATGCTCAACACTGTCATCTTTGCCAGGGACAAGTGGCTGGTAAGACGTCTGGattgtgtgcgtttgtgtatCCTACAACAACACGTCACCAAGATGCCTGATACGCTTATGAAGAACACGTAGGCAGATGGAGTTAAATAAACACGAGCTGTTGATCATTGAAGAAAATATCAGCAGCACAACAGGGAGTATTAACAGATGATCTGGCAAGGAGAAGATTAGGGACACAGGTGAAAACAATCGTGAAGTCAGGGGAAGACAGGCAGGAAGCTCACAtaagacacaaaagaaaacaatcttcaaagtaaaatgttttattactgAGGGAGACACGAATACTAACGCTAAACAAGATGTATGAGGCAAGGAAACAAAAGGGACCGAGGCATCAATACAGTCTGAGACGGAGGGAGGTGTGACAGAAACAGAAGCAAGCCAAAGCATAAGAAAACTAAAACTCACGACTAGAAGCCGTAAAGTAAATCAGCAAGAGACTCCAATGTAATCAGAGCTTTGAAAGTCAAAGCACGAAtctaaaaaaatacaataaacacaaaactctAAACTTTACACAGAGGAACAACAGAAGAACCTCAAACTCAGATATAATAACTAAGAAATCCAAACCAAGCAACCTCGACCGacacaaaatgtttaaagtAATAAAACACAGAAGTATAAAGCTGGAATTATAATATTCTCAAATGTTAGGACAATTGAACAGATTTAGGATTACATTTCTAGAGTTTGTCTTAGAATCTAATAACACTCACAGCTGTCTGCACTCGCTGTTAACCTTGTTGGAGTCCTGTCGAGTTGATATCAAAAGTTTAATAAGACAAATTTTATAGgcctaaaatgttttttaaaaagatctacatgtttgttttcagttaattttattttattttggtcaAAAGTTTTGCAGTTTTGATGCATTCCTAATTCATCTCtgggtttttttcctgtctttatTCATCAAACAGAAACCTGGTGGATTAATGTTTCCTGACCGGGCCTCCCTGTATGTGGTGGCCATAGAGGACAGGCAGTACAAAGACTTCAAAATACACTGTAAGTGCAGTTTATTGCCAAAATCATGTTTTCGCCACTTACTTGTCCTGTACATAGCGTGGGTCTTCAGTGGCTGTAACCAGAAATAGGACTTGGTGGATGGATGCAGAAAACACCATCAACACACCCACGTTCTGCTCTCCACtgtgggcacacacacacagcctttcCAGCTCTGCAaataattttaaactattcctgaggTACAAGACTGGGCGTGATAATTGATATTATAAGTCAACAAGCCTCTCCATCTCTGTATGATCCCCTGTATAAACCCTGCAAGGAGCACTGTGGGCGATTTATTGCTGCTGGACATAAAGCAGCATAAAGTCTGCGCACAACCCAAAATGACAACACAATTGCCAGTAGGCCTCCTACTCACACTCCTCCATACATCTGGGAAATTATACAACCACAGTGCACCAGATAAAATCTAGCCAATCATATCATATTGGCCTCTTCTTATGTCTGGCTAGTTCAGTTAAGCTCGCTGTGGCTCTGAAGTGCTCTATGCACAAAGTCACGCTGAGACAAGTGTACATATTGACCGCAAATTTTTCCAATGGCACGGAGCCAAAGACGACCTTAATCTCAGTTGGAAATGCCTTTCTGTAGCACTCCAGCATTCTAAGAGCATCCTGCAGTCATTAGTGCTACTCTGGGCTGCAGAGTAAGTTAAGTGGGCAgcaggaaatgcaaatacaCAGCATTACAAAAGCCCCCGGGGGTTTGTGACCTGTTCATTATCACCAGTATTTCAGCGCGTTCAAGTAGTTCTTCCCTGCCTCTTGGGCCACAACAGAGATGTTTGCTCACACACTCTCTTAAGGTGCTTTGTGAATAATTTATGCACCAATTTCACTTGAGCAACGAGGATATCCAGGGCAAGAATGCTGCCTGTGTTCAAGGGGCTCGTGTTGACAATTCATCGCCATATACAATGTGACTTTCATCTGTCAAAATGAAAATcattccaaaatgtcaggataTATATCTCTAGGATCTTAGACGAGACTATTCTGGGAAGAGCAATGCCCCCAActaaagatttttatttatttattttttcatattcagCCCAAATGTTTACATATCCGGTAGCTTTTGCCGGCTCTATAAACCAAATAGAAACTTGGAGCAAATACAACAgaagaaaatattaattctaaataTGTTTAGAATGTGATAACAAAATCATTTTGTGACGCTATATTTACCAGGGTGGGAGAACGTGTATGGCTTTGACATGACGTGTATCCGTAATGTGGCCATGAAGGAACCACTGGTGGATGTAGTAGACCCTAAACAGGTGGTGACCAACTCCTGCCTGGTCAAGGTTAGTACTGTGAATCATATTTTGGCACATGGGTAATGTTTACTGCCTGATCAGCCAATATGCACCGCTGCCATTGCTGATTATTAACTGAAGCAACAATAAAAAGGTGAATGCCAATTCTGAGCTTCAGATTTCATTTCTTGCTCTGGAAATACACAGTTTAGCAGTTTTGTTTGTGGCATAATTAACCTGGTAAAACACACCAGGGTTGCATGTTAACTACTGATTAACTACCCAATGACATTGTTTGACTGGCAAACATATTGTCTAACATACCGGGGCTGTTATGAGTGCCACTTCGATGTTGTTCTGTCTGTGGCTCCCGCTGTGTTTATTTGACTGATCGCACTGCTGTGCCATGCATGCCAATAGCAGTCTGTCTAGTCTCCCTGATTGTGCTCCTTGTCATAGTGACCTTCTTATCGCTGGCCTTGATTAGATGGCTCTGCCCTGTCTCACCTTTGTCCTGGTGGAATATTGTTGTGCGGTTATACCTTAATTTCAGTGTTGCCTCTTTCATGTTCTCCTTTTAGCTCATACGTTTGTCACCTTACAAGTCTTTCCACACCGCTTTgagttcagctgttttcagtccTATTACCACGCAGGCATCCCATTTGCCCTTAcagacatttgtgaaagaaataaTTGCTCTGAAGAGGTCGGTGAATTTGAATGTGTTACTGTAATAGGATGCAATTGTTGCAACAATTTAGTTTGTGAAATTATTGACAAAAGGAAGcatttaggaaccacagcaactcagccacaaaGAAAATTTGCAGAGATCGATGAGCGCTGAGGCACATATTAGCTAAAGAACCATAGACCTCCTCAGGcataacatcagcacaaaaactgtgcattGCCAAGATGTAACATGTAGGTAGGCCAGTACTTTTGCCCATATAGCATATACTGTGATCTGAGAACTTTCTAGAGTCAAAGCTGCTATGGTCCCATAGTAACTATATGACTATGGGGAGTATCACAGAATTATAACGTATCACGGTGTTTTGAAATCTAAATGCTATGATTTTCATCACTATCGGCACAATTTCTGCTTCCAGTTAAACTGACGATGTATTATAGAGCATTGCAGTGCACCCACTACAAGAGTGCAGTCTCCAGTATTGGTAAAATAAGCTGAGCTCAGAGAGCAGTGAAAGATGACAACTGCAAGTAGCAAAAAGAGTGACTCACTTGACTCAGTGGATGACTGCTCATCCTAGTCTAAATagcttagaaagaaaagcatctggatttctttaagtttccttaaAGACGTTTCaactctcatccgagaagcttcttcagttctaagagcaattggtgtagagtcccagatttaagccctatggaAGTGTCCCCCCAAGAGAGTCATGGACCCCTTAATGATcttctacctaatcacacgagccaaggtatgaaaacaggtgtgggtcacaatcagccaaggttttgggTGAAGCCTAGcgccaccctatcatgtgatttcctgaggtcaaatggccctGGATGTGATTGGGCCTTACGGTGTctgaagggatctcaaaactggattctagatggcagacagttggtgtcgtaagccaccgcctctgttcaaagatggacatggatggcttctttcactcctctttcttGAATGGATggatctgtcctctctgtccaaaatgtgaacattggcatccttgaaagagtgacctttgtcctttagatgcaggtGAACAACCGAGTCTTGTCCTGCTGacgtggctcttctatgttgtgccatgcgtttatAAGTATGTTAGTCTttttaatcaaagcaaaggTCTGTTCAATATTTCTTGTGCAAACTAGTTGTTTTTATGAGTAGTTCCAGTAACTTAAATCACTGCAGCttagttttttagttttagttttcccCCTCTGTATAAACTGACTTAGGCAGACAGCCCTTGAGATAAAAAGTGTGTGAGGCTGATGGGAATAGGGTTTTTTGCCTCTGGGATTTTCTTATATCAAGGCCTTACACCATTGATACCAGACTGAAAAGTATCAATGGTGTAAGGCCTTTTAAAGACATGCAAATCCATTCAAAGTCACTGTGTTGACTTTAAATGAATTACTGAATGACCTCATTAAAGTTGTATAACCGAGGAGTAGCACGTGCAGGACCCCGTGTTATTAAACCACGACTGAAAACTACTGTAACGATACTCGGGGAGCATCATTAGCAAGTATGATCTTGAAGAAAACAACCTGTATGATGGTGctctttaaatttttattttgccttAGGAGTAATTGCTAGAGGATAAACATTGCACTGCAGTATATTGCTGTCTTAAACTTTGAAATGTGACTTTGAGAAGTTTATACTACATGACCAGAGTAAACATCTCGTAAATGTATTTATGggattaattattttttaaagacagcaGGGGAAATCTGATATTATTGttgcagtgttttattgtcaccAAACATAAGGCTCATTCCTCTGCAGCAAATGTGGCATCTGGCACCAAAGCCATCAAGTCATCAGTGAATATCTATTAGCACTGATGCCACGTGAAATGCCTTCATGTTTATGCTGTGGTAGCAGGTTTCAGGTAAGCGTTCCTCTGTTATGCAGTAATCATAGATAATTCTTTATGTTGACAGTAAACCAGAATAAGGAGGAACATGCTCCACACTTAGCCTGACTCACTGGGATGATATGGGAGACCTTGTAAAATTGATTGGAATCAGGGGACATTTATAGACTTGAGTTGTAGAGCCTTGCGTGACATGATCCCCAACACTTGGATCATGACAAGTATGGGCACAGCTCCTTCTTCTTGTCTATCCTACACAGCGGTTATTGGCTTCTACTTGTGGAGGTGGAAGCTTTGCTGTAGGCTCCCTCTTAATGTTGGTCTTTTGTCCTCGATGTattgcagatttatttttttacagccTTTTAAAACTGGTAGGTTTAATTTCTTGTtgtgtgaataaataaaaggtcCGGTGAAGGTAAGATCAAAGCGCTCTATTAAAGACTTCATATACATTTCTAAAAGCACATTTCTGAGACTTTTCTTTGACTCACAGTGAAAGGGAGAACTTAATGTAATGACTCACATAAGAAACTTGTCATttgtttatgtaaaaaaaatattttttacttttacaggAAGTGGACATCTACACCGTAAAACCTGAGGACCTGTCCTTCACATCATCTTTTTGCCTGCAGATCCAGAGGAATGACTACATCCACGCACTGGTCACTTACTTTAACATTGAATTTACTAAGTGTCACAAGAAGACAGGTTTTTCCACAGGTAAGATACCCAGCACTTCTGCTTACTTCATATTCTGTACAAGGCGTCTTCATCTATCTGTTTGTTTGCCAGTTTATGTACAGCTTCAGTAGTCGAGCTGCATTATATCTATTAATGTGACAATTAAACTTTCTGGTCATCATCAAGACATAAAAATTGGAGGAAAAATAGCCTTACAGCCACTAGCAATCTGACTCCTGGCCCTCTGAATCTGAGGTCTGTAGATCGAGAgatgtagtgtttttttttctttgcaatttctctgagcattgcacagtctgacctcGAGGTGAGTTTGCCTTGgtgtccactcctgggaagatttgcagctgtcttgaatgttttccacttgtgaataatcttccTCACTGTAGAATGAAagatgtctttattttatttatttatctgctTTTTTTATTGAAAGGGCCTTATAACTCTACCAGGATTCATTGCTTTTGTCTTTCCTCCTGGGCACTgtgataaaacacacacacataattatTACATATCAGAAACTTCTGATCATCTAAAAGTGATTATCAGCACCTGGTTGCTACTTTACCTTCTTAGTTAGTGTGGAAACAGACTgcatagagtcctgtgaaaacgtGTTGCACTTTTGATAGACATGACACATAATTAGAGACTAATCAGCAAATAATAGAGCACAGACATTATATGGAGATAACCAGATGAAACCATCCAGTTATCTGCACCGgtttttcttaaaaaagaaaaagaaaaaaaaacaaattaaataaagacaAATCTACATAAACAGATCTAAAACTATTTTCTAAAACTAGTCTCTTTTATTCCATTGAGAGAATTCTGAACTTTCTTTGGAGCAACAACCTCTAAAGGCCGGTCTCCTTTTGTCTTGAGTGTGGAAACTAACAATAAACCCTGATAAGAACATGGATTCCTACTGGTATTATGTGGCTACAGTTGCAAGAAGAATGGAATCACATCAGGGAAAACCTGcctttatgtttaaaaaacccAATCCTTTTCATAGTAGGACATACAAATAACACAAGTCACTTTCTGCAGTCTAAATTAGGAGTGATAGATTCAGAAGACCCCAGGTTAAAGAGTGTCCTGTTTCTGAAGCCCTGTGTTTCATCACAGTCCAATGAGAATCAGAGCTGTATACTTTGCCCAGTGGGAAAGGCAAAAACCACACTTCCTGTCAGGTTTTGTGTTCCTCATTGTGCTCACTTCTTTTCATAGATGGCAGACCAGTGCTTTCTCACATTGCATGTATGGAGGCCCCAATGGCACACAATTTGTGTGAAATTAGGCCAGTCCAAACATTTGAGATTGTGGCGTTCTAAGAGAATGACTGCAGTTTTAAAACCTGTGTGTGACTGACCTCTGTTGGTGAAGGAGTACATTAAACTGAAATGTAAAGAGGAATAAACTGTCTTAACTGTTGGATTAACAAATATATCTTTTGGCtcttttggttaaaaaaaaatgtgtgtaagCACAGGTCACCTTTAATTTGTCAAGTACACCATCATCAAGACCTTGTAACTTTTACTCAAAGAGATGTATTGTTTCCTAACATTGGCTTTTTCTGCCAAAGCACAGTCCCGTCTATTGATTTTCTGTAAGTGTGTCTGCCAAGCAAAGTTTCCAGTGTCAAAACTTGGGCCTTTCCTCCTGAAAAGGTTAGAcagattaaaaattacacacaaaAGGCTAAAATGGGCCATCAGTCTTTCACGCGGTCGTGAAGGACAGTgtatcagacacacacacagactgtcaGGTGAGGAGAAAATGGTCAGGTCAGTACAAAAATACCATTTCATCTACTGCAGTTGCAGAATTAGATGAAACAGAATTAGTTTCTCAGTGCCTTTATTGAACTATGCCCTAAAAAAGACCCTGGCCTGTGTAGCAGTATGCTGATTGGCAGGCCCTTTTATCTATGGACTCACAAAGCACAGATCCACCAAGCTGCCACACAAAAGCTAACAAAAAttctaatttattttaagtgGTATTGACAGCGATGGTCAGAATCCTGGCCAATGCTCACATTTGTTTTGGGACTGGGATTTCAGGTTTTACATTCATGCAAACTATATGAATGCAGATAAAAGACTACAAAGACACAAAGTGAAATGGTAATGGAAGAAGTCTGACAAACGTTTTAGTTGAGAGGCAAGGAATTCGTTATCTGCATTTTACTTCAGAGCTGTATTCTGGATCTCAGGTGAAGACACATGCTTTTTTTGCACTTAGTTAAATTCACATCAGGTAGTTAGGCAGCTGTGTATCGGTAAAAAGTCTCATGATTAATTTCTTGTATGCTTAAATAGTATTCAGATCTTTGGAAACATTGTAAAAGGGATAACTATGTGGAGAAATGCACAGCTGCATTATTGACAGGGGATGACTTATTGTTGTCTTCAGTCTGGGTTATTTAGTTGGTGTATTGCACAAATTAAACACCTGAGATATCTGCAGCTGTTCATTAAAGTCAGtaaaatggtaaaaatggtaaatggcctgtattttatatagcgctttactagtccctaaggaccccaaagcgccttacatatccagtcattcacccattcacacacacattcacacactggtgatggcaagctacgttgtagccacagccaccctggctgtggctacaacgtcaGTAAATAGTAACAAGACTTTAATCCAGATGTGTGGCAATAAACACCAACTAAAAGGTCTTTTCACAAACTGCCAACTAGTCAACAGTTCCTATAAGTGATCAATGATTTGTTTATCATTACGAAAGTCATTAGTGACATAAGTCACTTTCATAAGTATTGTGaaagtgtttctctgtgtattgCAGCTCCAGATGCTCCATACACCCACTGGAAGCAGACAGTATTTTACCTGGAGGACTATTTAACAGTCCGAAGAGGAGAAGAGATCGTTGGCTCAATTGCTATGAAGCCCAATGAGAAAAATGTTGTAAGTACTGGTATGGATATATTTTGAAAttaggatggatggatggatggatggatagatagatgtgTAAATGAGTCATCCCCTGCCCACAGCAGGCTGTTTTCTCTTCAGTTTTGTCTGCCTGTCATGCAGGCAGCAGCCCTGCAGTGACttcaacaaacaacaacagattCTATTGTTGACCTTGTCAGTGTCCTCTCCTCCCCTACGGGATGGAGAAGCGGCGCCTGCTTTCTCTTCACAAACACTCTGCTTATGTAATACCATGTTCTGCTCTCTGGTCAAAAAGGAGATCTCATCTCTTGTcttacttgtttttttctttctttctgctgtgTATTTGATCAGTTGTTGTCTGAAGTATCGCTGAACACcatcttttttatttctgtctctctgctcaCTTGCAGCGTGACTTAGACTTCACCTTTGAGCTGGATTTCAAAGGGCAGCTGTGTGAAGCAGCCATATCCCATGACTACAAGATGCGTTAAGTTTCACTGTGGGGACATTGGTGCCCCGCTGAGTGCAACTCCTGAGCACCAGAGGGAGACAAAGACGCTCTCATGACCACAGACAGATGCACAGCGGACCCGAGACTCACAGAGGAAGAAATTAGACCGGGCTAAAGACCCGGTTTAGCTGGCACCACTGACAATATCAATATTGTTGCTACTTGTATGATGAAGGCAGGAGGTTGACTGTTAAGCAATTCTGAATGTAACTCTGACAAAATGTGTCAAGAAACTGTTCTAGTCTTGATGAATGTTAATTACTGACGTAAGTATATGTGAGATGGAGTGATGTACttgtgtgttttcttcagtATTTGTTTTTCCACACTAACCCGGACCTTATGG is drawn from Pelmatolapia mariae isolate MD_Pm_ZW linkage group LG7, Pm_UMD_F_2, whole genome shotgun sequence and contains these coding sequences:
- the LOC134631607 gene encoding protein arginine N-methyltransferase 8-B, producing the protein MGIKHSSRCMLLRRKMAESENTEQPQSQPEPIRIIPSQSAQPTALPKPVPSIQHAPRPPLPPHTPHAASLPSCPGRGKMAKFLNPEEMTSRDYYFDSYAHFGIHEEMLKDEVRTLTYRNSMYHNKHIFKDKIVLDVGSGTGILSMFAAKAGAKHVYGIECSSISEYSERIIKSNHLDSVITIFKGKVEEVELPVEKVDIIISEWMGYCLFYESMLNTVIFARDKWLKPGGLMFPDRASLYVVAIEDRQYKDFKIHWWENVYGFDMTCIRNVAMKEPLVDVVDPKQVVTNSCLVKEVDIYTVKPEDLSFTSSFCLQIQRNDYIHALVTYFNIEFTKCHKKTGFSTAPDAPYTHWKQTVFYLEDYLTVRRGEEIVGSIAMKPNEKNVRDLDFTFELDFKGQLCEAAISHDYKMR